Proteins encoded in a region of the Streptomyces liliiviolaceus genome:
- a CDS encoding IS630 family transposase (programmed frameshift), whose amino-acid sequence MRYAQGGGLTAERRQFREQIRFEAGDRFEQGERNAAIAKDLRVSERSVERWRRAWREGGRAALASAGAPKLPKLSDDRFTELEKELARGPAEHGWEDQRWTLARIRALISWRFQLDVSAAAVWRLMHRHGWSWQSPTRRALERDEDAVGLWKKDVAAGGMTAAELGAFIVFEDEAGFGMTAARARTWGRRGQTPLVRARGRSWRRYSIAALCCYRPGESSRLIYRPRRHHKYRGVGRNSFAWTDYRDLIVRAHIQLKAPIVLIWDNLNTHRAAGMRQYAAAHDWLTIVQLPSYAPDLNPVEGVWSLLRRGPLANIAFTDDDHLERTLRRGLRHIQHRPHLIDGCLTGTGLQLTHHPTTSRRDQ is encoded by the exons ATGAGGTATGCGCAGGGCGGCGGGCTGACCGCCGAGCGGCGGCAGTTCAGGGAACAGATCCGGTTCGAGGCCGGTGATCGGTTCGAGCAGGGCGAGAGAAATGCGGCCATTGCGAAGGACCTGCGGGTGAGCGAGCGGTCGGTGGAGCGCTGGCGGCGGGCCTGGCGTGAGGGCGGCAGGGCCGCGCTCGCATCTGCGGGAGCGCCGAAACTGCCCAAGCTCAGTGATGACCGGTTCACCGAACTCGAGAAAGAGCTGGCCCGGGGCCCGGCCGAGCACGGCTGGGAGGACCAGCGCTGGACCCTGGCAAGAATCCGGGCACTGATCTCATGGCGGTTCCAGCTGGACGTCTCGGCGGCGGCGGTGTGGCGGTTGATGCACCGGCACGGCTGGTCCTGGCAGTCGCCCACCCGCCGGGCTCTGGAACGAGACGAGGACGCTGTCGGGTTGTGGAAGAAGGAC GTGGCCGCAGGCGGAATGACCGCGGCGGAGCTGGGGGCGTTCATCGTCTTCGAAGACGAAGCCGGGTTCGGGATGACTGCGGCACGGGCTCGGACCTGGGGCCGACGCGGGCAGACACCGCTGGTGCGGGCGCGCGGCCGGTCCTGGCGCCGCTACTCGATCGCCGCCCTGTGCTGCTACCGGCCCGGCGAGTCCTCCCGACTGATCTACCGGCCCCGCCGGCACCACAAGTACCGCGGTGTGGGACGCAACAGCTTCGCCTGGACCGATTACCGCGACCTGATCGTCCGCGCCCACATCCAGCTCAAGGCCCCCATCGTCCTCATCTGGGACAATCTCAACACCCACCGAGCTGCCGGAATGCGCCAGTACGCCGCCGCCCACGACTGGCTCACCATCGTGCAACTGCCTTCCTATGCACCGGACCTCAACCCGGTGGAAGGCGTGTGGTCACTGCTGCGGCGCGGCCCGCTGGCCAACATCGCCTTCACCGACGACGACCACCTCGAACGCACCCTCCGCCGCGGCCTGCGACACATCCAACACCGCCCACACCTGATCGACGGCTGCCTCACCGGCACCGGACTACAGCTGACCCACCACCCGACAACATCCCGAAGAGATCAGTAG
- a CDS encoding relaxase/mobilization nuclease domain-containing protein — protein sequence MIPRIHKRGQRTLGLLYYLYGPGKFEEHTDPHLVASWDSNALDPGRDQNATLKQLQQLLDQPLENIDASERPKKHVWHVSVRNAAEDRILDDQEWGDIARRMVTAAGIDDPEQGAGCRWVAVRHADDHIHIIATLVREDGYKPDLHNDAARVQAQARTLEAELGLRQLNKGDKTAAQRPTSAERHKAKRLGRQRTAREELRETVRHAVAGTSGEVEFFGRLAAAGLLVRKRAAPSGDLLGYKVALPEDRNKDGEPVFYPGARLAPDLSLPRIRERWSTSALEQPSAVPAGASPAAGGGPAGARRRTTSAAWQAVLIVDHGPDAVAAAHIAAAGEVLDALALTSAAHTWHSLREAAAVFERASRSHVRAERGHDRGLRQAARDLLHSGPALDRGEDGATTAMVIDMLFFLVTAIGHWHAKKSHAQQAAAAHQAAQHLRTAYQSASTPPLSALHQHGRHLSRLLLQRQATLLHETLPDLAEQVIAEPGWYALAATLADTEAAGHDPAALLAHAASRRELGTADSVSDVLVWRLRRTANLPADTSDAIPVTPKAQRPNRRAAGRPPRRPTPRRGHS from the coding sequence ATGATCCCGAGGATCCACAAACGCGGGCAACGCACCCTCGGACTCCTGTACTACCTCTACGGGCCAGGCAAGTTCGAGGAGCACACCGACCCCCACCTCGTCGCATCCTGGGACAGCAACGCTCTCGATCCCGGCCGCGACCAGAACGCCACGCTCAAACAGCTCCAGCAGCTACTCGACCAGCCTCTGGAGAACATCGATGCATCCGAGCGGCCGAAGAAGCACGTCTGGCATGTGTCCGTACGCAACGCCGCCGAAGACCGCATCCTGGACGACCAGGAGTGGGGCGACATCGCCCGCCGCATGGTCACCGCTGCGGGTATCGACGACCCCGAGCAGGGGGCAGGATGCCGCTGGGTGGCCGTCCGTCACGCCGACGACCACATCCACATCATCGCCACGCTTGTCCGTGAGGACGGCTACAAGCCTGACCTCCACAACGACGCCGCCCGGGTCCAGGCCCAGGCCCGCACGCTCGAAGCCGAACTGGGCCTGCGCCAGCTCAACAAGGGCGACAAAACCGCAGCGCAGCGCCCGACCAGTGCGGAGCGCCACAAGGCCAAGCGCCTGGGCCGGCAGCGCACTGCGCGGGAGGAGCTGCGCGAGACGGTGCGGCATGCGGTGGCCGGAACATCCGGCGAGGTGGAGTTCTTCGGCCGACTGGCCGCCGCCGGCCTCCTTGTCCGCAAGCGAGCCGCTCCCTCCGGCGACCTGCTCGGCTACAAGGTCGCTCTGCCTGAGGACCGCAACAAGGACGGAGAGCCGGTGTTCTACCCCGGCGCCCGCCTCGCCCCCGACCTCTCTCTGCCCCGTATCCGGGAGCGCTGGTCCACCAGCGCCCTCGAACAGCCCTCGGCCGTCCCCGCGGGGGCCTCGCCTGCGGCAGGGGGTGGCCCGGCCGGCGCCCGGCGACGCACGACTTCGGCCGCGTGGCAGGCGGTGCTGATCGTCGACCATGGCCCGGATGCGGTCGCCGCCGCGCACATCGCCGCGGCCGGCGAGGTCTTGGACGCCCTCGCCCTGACTTCGGCCGCCCACACTTGGCACTCGCTGCGCGAAGCTGCCGCCGTCTTCGAGCGCGCCTCCCGCTCCCACGTCCGGGCCGAGCGCGGCCACGACCGGGGGCTGCGGCAGGCAGCCCGCGACCTCCTTCACAGCGGTCCCGCGCTGGACCGCGGCGAGGACGGCGCAACCACCGCCATGGTCATCGACATGCTGTTCTTCCTCGTCACCGCAATCGGCCACTGGCACGCCAAGAAAAGCCACGCCCAGCAGGCCGCCGCCGCCCATCAGGCAGCCCAACACCTGCGCACCGCCTACCAATCCGCCAGCACCCCTCCTCTCAGTGCCCTCCACCAGCATGGTCGGCATCTGAGCCGCCTCCTGCTACAACGGCAAGCCACACTGCTGCACGAAACGCTGCCGGATCTGGCTGAACAGGTCATCGCCGAACCCGGCTGGTACGCACTCGCCGCCACCCTCGCCGACACCGAAGCAGCCGGACACGACCCGGCCGCCCTCCTGGCCCACGCCGCCAGCCGCCGGGAACTGGGCACCGCAGACTCCGTCAGCGACGTCCTCGTCTGGCGGCTACGCCGCACCGCCAATCTCCCCGCCGACACCAGCGACGCCATACCCGTCACGCCTAAGGCGCAGAGACCCAACCGCCGGGCAGCCGGACGACCACCCCGTCGGCCAACACCACGACGTGGGCATTCCTGA
- a CDS encoding MobC family plasmid mobilization relaxosome protein has translation MTNPPEHGSTPRPAPDSTSVPGRASYRPRHSSPVGKASWPEPAPGVAGAVQHRGALDREAVTERGSQPQEPRPRERRATKKPSRKRSPKPPAHKRTYVCSVRLNDSEKKRLVAAATTARTTLPAFLARSGLAAAHDLDATTAAIASHRELVAELFAARRHLGHVGNNLNQVTRAINAGAHPPELDAVIAATRRAVQRVQRATDQLLQQDQDAAPA, from the coding sequence ATGACGAACCCGCCCGAACACGGCTCCACCCCGAGACCCGCTCCCGACTCCACCTCGGTCCCGGGGCGAGCAAGTTATCGGCCAAGACACTCTTCCCCGGTGGGGAAGGCGTCTTGGCCGGAGCCCGCCCCTGGGGTGGCGGGAGCGGTCCAGCACCGGGGGGCGCTGGACCGGGAGGCAGTAACCGAAAGAGGATCGCAGCCACAGGAGCCGAGACCCCGCGAGCGCCGCGCCACGAAGAAGCCCTCGCGCAAGCGCTCGCCGAAGCCACCTGCCCACAAACGCACCTACGTATGCAGCGTTCGCTTGAACGACTCCGAGAAGAAAAGACTCGTCGCCGCCGCGACCACCGCACGTACCACCCTGCCCGCCTTCCTCGCCCGCAGCGGCCTCGCTGCCGCTCACGACCTCGACGCGACCACCGCCGCCATTGCCAGCCACCGTGAACTCGTCGCCGAACTGTTCGCCGCCCGTCGCCATCTCGGCCATGTCGGCAACAACCTCAACCAGGTCACGCGCGCGATCAACGCCGGCGCTCACCCGCCCGAACTGGACGCCGTCATCGCCGCCACCCGGCGCGCTGTCCAGCGCGTCCAGCGCGCCACCGACCAGCTCCTCCAGCAGGACCAGGACGCAGCACCGGCATGA
- a CDS encoding phospholipase D-like domain-containing protein, translated as MNDESEHGRRQQRDYLRAIDQTVVSIHVMHQKIAVIDERTVMLGSLNALSQSNTREVILTMRG; from the coding sequence CTGAACGACGAAAGTGAGCATGGTCGACGGCAGCAGCGCGACTATCTGCGCGCCATCGATCAGACTGTTGTCTCCATTCACGTCATGCACCAGAAGATCGCAGTGATCGACGAACGCACCGTGATGCTCGGCAGCCTCAACGCACTCTCCCAGAGCAACACGCGTGAGGTCATACTGACGATGCGCGGCTGA
- a CDS encoding NUDIX domain-containing protein translates to MTTATADLDVHVILRQGSEILLALRAGDIYGSGQWAAPCGKVHPGETLAEAAVREATEELGITIDAGDLAVAQTVHMRHGATDHLGVFFEARTWQGALRNREPDKCAAVRWFPLTGLPHPVMDYSAAGIHGYLTAPGALSSYNDAREARTIRPAAGTPAGHDAHD, encoded by the coding sequence ATGACCACCGCGACAGCCGACCTCGACGTTCACGTCATCCTCCGCCAGGGCTCGGAGATCCTCCTTGCCTTGCGGGCTGGCGATATCTACGGCAGCGGCCAGTGGGCCGCGCCCTGCGGCAAGGTCCACCCCGGCGAGACGCTGGCCGAAGCTGCCGTACGCGAGGCCACCGAAGAACTCGGCATCACTATCGATGCCGGCGACCTCGCCGTCGCTCAAACGGTCCATATGCGGCATGGTGCTACCGACCACCTCGGCGTGTTCTTCGAGGCGCGCACCTGGCAAGGGGCCCTACGAAACCGCGAGCCTGACAAATGCGCGGCCGTACGCTGGTTCCCCCTTACCGGCCTGCCGCACCCCGTCATGGACTACTCGGCCGCAGGTATCCATGGCTACCTCACCGCTCCCGGCGCTCTGAGCAGTTATAACGACGCGAGGGAGGCCAGGACAATAAGGCCGGCCGCTGGCACACCTGCCGGACATGACGCTCACGATTAG
- a CDS encoding helix-turn-helix domain-containing protein, giving the protein MSSEAREWVWEHSSSRGAARLVLLSIADRVADDQCISWASLTSLAKRTRASVSTVREAIERLLVAGELEQLDDLVGPQRSTVYRLPLAAEAAAQARREQQREKVEDGNAVVSDEPVGPVRIRLSALRRYGIGPREVPESPTRVRDPAVPETGRSRRKPAQRRIGHRHSDVPVTGIQNRSEPDLNRRYSSGGAAVISAAEWQVDPATHAWARQHGHLDRLGEQGLQAADAKWRAHRAGHTPKSADAWATDWCSWIAREHAPRRPNLYAVPGKNTAAPGGMTRVEAHTAALLAALDEPTGTE; this is encoded by the coding sequence ATGAGTAGCGAAGCCCGCGAGTGGGTCTGGGAGCACAGCTCCAGCCGAGGGGCAGCGCGACTGGTCCTGCTGTCGATCGCCGACCGGGTGGCCGACGACCAGTGCATCTCCTGGGCTTCGCTGACCAGCCTGGCCAAGCGTACGCGTGCCTCGGTCTCTACGGTGCGCGAAGCCATCGAACGGCTGCTCGTCGCTGGCGAACTCGAACAGCTTGACGACCTGGTAGGCCCGCAGCGCAGCACCGTCTACCGCCTGCCCCTTGCCGCCGAAGCAGCCGCGCAGGCCAGGCGAGAACAGCAGCGGGAGAAGGTGGAGGACGGCAACGCAGTGGTGTCCGACGAGCCCGTCGGGCCTGTGAGGATCCGACTCTCGGCTCTGCGGAGGTACGGAATCGGCCCGCGTGAGGTGCCGGAATCCCCTACGAGGGTCCGGGATCCGGCAGTACCGGAAACCGGCAGGTCCAGAAGGAAACCGGCACAGCGACGTATCGGCCACCGGCATAGCGATGTACCGGTCACCGGCATACAGAACCGTAGTGAACCTGATTTGAACCGGAGGTACAGCAGTGGTGGCGCTGCCGTCATCTCAGCCGCCGAGTGGCAGGTCGACCCAGCAACCCACGCTTGGGCCCGCCAGCACGGGCACCTCGACCGCCTCGGCGAGCAGGGTCTGCAGGCCGCCGACGCGAAGTGGCGTGCCCACCGGGCTGGTCACACGCCGAAATCGGCGGATGCCTGGGCTACCGACTGGTGCTCCTGGATCGCCCGAGAGCACGCCCCCAGGCGCCCGAACCTCTACGCCGTGCCCGGAAAGAACACCGCCGCGCCCGGAGGCATGACGCGGGTGGAGGCCCACACCGCCGCCCTCCTGGCCGCCCTCGACGAGCCGACCGGAACGGAGTAG
- a CDS encoding WhiB family transcriptional regulator: MRHITAHEKPNTGLRSIAGTSWHTRAACHGMDFEDADAVFFPLPRDHEAIAEAKELCGWCPVRGDCFDFALENGLKEGIWGGLTEAERRPWHEGLSQRIDYQRVTAFFNGRDVHLTKAERQVVIDHAYVRGWRPDRLAGALQISHKHARDLLRKAANRVFDRDRTYGVPRPKNQRKKAGPNKAGSAPAKPGTRQPVSRPAASASTPASLGKAECPTS; the protein is encoded by the coding sequence TTGCGTCACATCACCGCGCACGAGAAACCGAACACCGGTCTGCGGAGCATCGCCGGCACCAGTTGGCACACCCGCGCAGCGTGCCACGGCATGGACTTCGAGGACGCCGACGCCGTGTTCTTCCCCCTCCCCCGGGACCATGAGGCCATCGCCGAAGCGAAGGAGCTGTGCGGCTGGTGCCCCGTGCGTGGCGACTGCTTCGACTTCGCCCTGGAAAACGGCCTCAAAGAAGGCATCTGGGGCGGGCTCACGGAGGCCGAGCGTCGACCGTGGCACGAGGGGCTGTCCCAGCGCATCGACTACCAGCGTGTGACGGCTTTCTTCAACGGACGCGACGTGCATCTGACCAAGGCCGAAAGACAGGTCGTCATCGACCACGCCTACGTCCGCGGCTGGCGTCCCGACCGGCTCGCCGGCGCCCTGCAGATCAGCCACAAACACGCCCGTGACCTGCTTCGGAAGGCCGCCAACAGAGTCTTCGACCGCGACCGCACCTACGGCGTGCCACGGCCTAAGAACCAGCGAAAGAAGGCTGGCCCAAACAAAGCCGGTTCCGCTCCCGCTAAACCCGGCACACGGCAGCCGGTGTCCCGCCCAGCGGCGTCGGCATCGACGCCTGCGTCTCTCGGAAAGGCCGAATGCCCAACCTCATGA
- a CDS encoding MAB_1171c family putative transporter gives MSIAPYVVALLFWLSAFWRLSSALWGDHRRRALWGMVIAFAAVWTLKTPLVDYGMDHSGINDLSSIVKHVIAIGGIYSLLSYVLAMYGSQDEASGERYVRVSRIASKVALKAALVTIACLILLFAFTIDRGKPTEHFVTGHAGEIGMTVYMSLVYLYMSGAAAVAAYQWGSAVRRTTNRLMRVALGMMCTSMGLAVLYALIRTAYVFYVTVATPTDQIADLQESITEPLQTALFPLLLLGLTVPASRALVDHVRALTALARLHPLWRDLAVAFPGPIMLKPTRSKLGATADRLHDIFRLDQSANDRLARYVTEIRDAIAELQYYAPADLLDQAQQYARDHAAREATDTDIAAVAEAYWIRTALALKARSTSPAPTQADFSSASGGNFDSEVPWLQQVSTHYRTAGGAAAELSSAPQPAAS, from the coding sequence ATGAGTATCGCCCCGTATGTCGTCGCACTCCTGTTCTGGTTATCCGCCTTCTGGCGTCTGTCCTCAGCGCTCTGGGGCGACCACCGCCGCCGTGCCCTATGGGGTATGGTCATCGCCTTCGCGGCGGTCTGGACGCTGAAGACGCCGCTGGTCGACTACGGCATGGACCACAGCGGTATCAACGACCTGTCGAGCATCGTCAAGCACGTCATCGCGATCGGCGGGATCTACTCGCTACTCAGCTACGTCCTCGCCATGTACGGCAGCCAGGACGAGGCTTCGGGTGAGCGGTACGTACGCGTCTCCCGCATTGCGTCAAAGGTCGCACTGAAGGCGGCCCTCGTCACTATCGCCTGCCTTATCTTGCTGTTCGCATTCACCATCGACCGTGGTAAACCGACCGAACACTTTGTCACCGGTCACGCCGGCGAGATCGGCATGACGGTCTACATGTCGCTTGTGTACCTCTACATGAGCGGCGCCGCAGCAGTCGCCGCTTACCAGTGGGGCAGTGCCGTCCGCCGAACCACGAACCGGCTCATGCGTGTTGCGCTCGGCATGATGTGCACCTCCATGGGCCTGGCCGTCCTCTACGCCCTGATCCGCACCGCGTACGTCTTCTACGTCACGGTAGCCACCCCTACCGATCAGATCGCAGACCTTCAGGAGAGCATCACCGAGCCCCTGCAAACCGCGCTGTTCCCGCTGCTGCTGCTCGGCCTCACCGTTCCTGCGTCGCGTGCGCTCGTCGACCATGTTCGCGCCCTCACTGCGCTCGCCCGCCTGCACCCGTTGTGGCGTGACCTGGCCGTCGCTTTCCCCGGCCCGATCATGCTCAAGCCGACTCGGTCCAAGCTCGGAGCCACCGCCGACCGCCTCCACGACATATTCCGTTTGGACCAGTCCGCCAATGATCGCCTGGCTCGGTACGTCACCGAGATCCGAGACGCCATCGCTGAACTCCAGTACTACGCCCCAGCCGATCTCCTCGACCAAGCCCAGCAGTACGCCCGCGATCACGCCGCACGGGAAGCCACCGACACGGACATAGCTGCCGTCGCTGAGGCCTACTGGATCCGTACCGCACTCGCACTCAAAGCCCGAAGCACCTCGCCCGCTCCTACACAAGCCGACTTCTCCTCCGCCTCCGGCGGCAACTTCGACAGCGAAGTGCCCTGGCTTCAGCAGGTCTCCACGCACTACCGCACCGCTGGCGGCGCTGCTGCGGAACTGTCGTCGGCCCCGCAGCCGGCCGCCTCATGA
- a CDS encoding GNAT family N-acetyltransferase — MTNAISYHRYNNGEAADQLDTFISAYEEVYAEPPYSEGPRDVAEFIEHYGTHAARPGMRLVLAQDGAEIVGFTYGYYLDAETRWWRNLIDVKLPKEFMHETGFRTFVIIELAVRKAWRRRSIAAGLHTQLLDEVGAERVTLTVRPEPEATAAQSAYTAWGYQPIGTSHPWPDAPLYTCMVRELRKGHVLGS; from the coding sequence ATGACGAACGCGATTTCGTACCACCGGTATAACAACGGCGAAGCAGCCGACCAACTTGACACGTTTATTTCTGCGTACGAGGAGGTCTACGCAGAACCCCCGTACAGCGAAGGACCGCGAGACGTCGCCGAGTTCATCGAGCACTACGGGACACACGCCGCCAGGCCAGGCATGCGCCTCGTCCTGGCCCAGGACGGTGCCGAGATCGTCGGCTTCACCTACGGGTACTACCTCGATGCCGAGACTCGGTGGTGGCGCAACCTCATAGACGTCAAACTACCCAAAGAGTTCATGCACGAGACCGGCTTTCGCACATTCGTGATCATTGAACTCGCGGTACGCAAGGCGTGGCGCCGCCGCAGTATCGCAGCCGGTCTTCACACGCAGCTCCTCGACGAAGTCGGCGCCGAGCGGGTCACCCTAACTGTGCGGCCCGAGCCCGAAGCCACCGCCGCGCAGTCCGCCTACACCGCATGGGGCTACCAGCCCATCGGCACATCCCATCCGTGGCCCGATGCTCCCCTCTACACCTGCATGGTCCGCGAACTACGCAAGGGTCATGTCCTCGGCTCGTAG
- a CDS encoding toxin, giving the protein MSSLRRLRKQLVEDLDGFPIPQPFSIPALIRAMEGQLDRRILLRPMPPELTAPGSACGLRVKMANGASLVLFPLRSTQYHQEHVILHELVHEWFDHGGTISPVEFQRMTPHVGTNLIRRFTRDIPIAARTTYESEQELATEVCANIIRDLAARQNRATDDLVGRLEASLSHPFARRKRRKNQ; this is encoded by the coding sequence ATGTCTTCCCTGCGCCGGCTGCGCAAACAGCTTGTAGAAGACCTCGACGGCTTCCCCATCCCTCAGCCCTTCAGCATCCCCGCTCTGATCCGAGCGATGGAAGGGCAGCTCGACCGCCGGATCCTATTACGGCCCATGCCGCCAGAGCTCACCGCGCCCGGATCGGCATGCGGGCTCCGCGTGAAGATGGCCAACGGGGCAAGCCTGGTTCTGTTTCCCCTGCGCAGCACCCAGTACCACCAAGAGCACGTCATTCTGCACGAACTCGTCCACGAGTGGTTCGACCACGGCGGCACCATCAGCCCCGTGGAGTTCCAGCGGATGACCCCACACGTGGGTACCAACCTGATCAGACGCTTCACCCGCGATATCCCCATCGCAGCGCGCACCACGTACGAGTCCGAACAGGAACTCGCCACGGAGGTTTGCGCCAACATCATCCGCGATCTTGCCGCGCGCCAGAACCGAGCCACCGACGACCTGGTCGGCCGCTTAGAAGCCAGTCTGTCCCACCCGTTCGCCCGCCGAAAAAGAAGGAAGAACCAATGA
- a CDS encoding ATP-binding protein, whose translation MEYVPVLALFPGMGVAGTFVQRPQACERRFPLAPNAVLLARLHSRTRLTTMDWHGDQDKALLIIDELMDNAIEDVEPQLPAEEIGLALSVDGEEALLISVADPSPAFPNFEEARAAEDKGFALVLCLGGELSWFISEDGMTKTVQALISYRPTPGDTH comes from the coding sequence ATGGAGTACGTCCCGGTGCTAGCCCTGTTCCCGGGTATGGGCGTTGCCGGTACCTTCGTGCAACGTCCGCAGGCTTGTGAGCGGCGCTTCCCCCTCGCGCCGAATGCCGTGCTGCTCGCTCGGTTGCACAGCCGAACACGGCTCACGACCATGGACTGGCACGGGGATCAGGACAAGGCCTTGCTCATCATCGACGAGCTGATGGACAACGCTATCGAGGATGTCGAACCACAGCTTCCGGCAGAAGAGATCGGCCTCGCTCTGTCCGTTGATGGAGAAGAAGCACTGCTGATCTCTGTGGCAGACCCGAGTCCCGCGTTCCCGAACTTCGAGGAAGCCCGAGCCGCGGAGGACAAGGGTTTCGCCCTCGTACTGTGCCTCGGCGGCGAACTCAGCTGGTTCATTTCAGAGGACGGCATGACGAAGACCGTCCAGGCACTGATCAGTTACCGCCCCACGCCGGGCGACACCCACTAG
- a CDS encoding DUF317 domain-containing protein, protein MEAPLNTDFSLGPSLPNPAQRMYWVGPRHLSGDDGRLCDTVADTLAGLGWTSLTIVRGRREPDEDPDDRQVLRSTVLHLSPDRLRWAQWVLADEPFHLGGLPIAWQVSARQDVSSPLAQWSAYFTPDLPGEVLADFLTALDAREQPATPLGDPGRVLDVVSSRGWIRDIDQPATTAIDPTFATHIRLGEIPPLIQDADPWTLTGEVDEPGLAGWQAWSEPVPGEGCLWAASFSASVPHDLVAAFADFLSSTVPVLRRVLPDSTRERLLRAPAT, encoded by the coding sequence TTGGAGGCGCCCCTGAACACCGACTTTTCCCTCGGCCCGTCCCTCCCGAACCCGGCCCAGCGCATGTACTGGGTCGGCCCTCGTCATCTGAGCGGTGATGACGGACGCCTCTGCGACACCGTCGCCGACACGCTCGCTGGCCTCGGCTGGACGAGCCTGACGATCGTCCGCGGACGGCGGGAGCCGGACGAGGATCCGGATGACCGGCAGGTCCTGCGCAGCACCGTGCTGCACCTCAGCCCTGACAGGCTGCGATGGGCGCAGTGGGTTTTGGCGGACGAGCCGTTCCACCTTGGCGGCCTGCCGATCGCCTGGCAGGTCAGCGCCCGCCAGGACGTGAGCAGCCCGCTTGCCCAGTGGTCCGCCTACTTCACTCCCGACCTGCCCGGAGAAGTCCTCGCCGACTTTCTCACCGCCCTCGATGCCCGTGAGCAGCCCGCCACTCCACTCGGTGACCCTGGGCGGGTGCTCGACGTGGTCAGCTCGCGCGGCTGGATCCGCGACATCGACCAGCCTGCTACGACAGCGATCGACCCGACGTTCGCCACGCACATCCGCCTCGGTGAGATCCCGCCGCTCATCCAGGATGCCGATCCATGGACCTTGACCGGCGAGGTGGATGAGCCGGGATTGGCCGGCTGGCAGGCATGGTCCGAACCGGTGCCGGGTGAGGGCTGCCTGTGGGCGGCCTCTTTCAGCGCCAGCGTGCCCCACGACCTCGTTGCCGCGTTCGCCGACTTCCTCAGCTCGACCGTACCGGTCCTGCGCCGTGTGCTGCCCGACAGTACGCGGGAGCGGCTCCTGCGTGCCCCGGCTACCTGA
- a CDS encoding zinc finger domain-containing protein, with protein sequence MDRREIAALLAYIGRLDPRTIRTDQGEARDQLAQWHELIGDVPMTTQHGWDARVAARQHIRTSPYQMLPADIARPWENYRHDRLARHTDPTPSADPDDQAAWTAELLGTRRAVAAGTAQPAQARAITSGRNGIDPRLKARLNEIGSCIPPAARAALAPHRPARAAREAAIAQGLPDALSVRCEWCQAPAGEPCRRRRIGPDANVRITAPRATPHPGRLDLATARQPDRAQQSTRT encoded by the coding sequence ATGGATCGCCGCGAAATCGCCGCCCTGCTGGCCTACATCGGCCGCCTCGACCCCCGCACCATACGCACCGATCAGGGCGAAGCCCGCGACCAGCTCGCCCAGTGGCACGAGCTGATCGGCGACGTGCCGATGACCACCCAGCACGGCTGGGATGCCCGCGTCGCCGCCCGACAGCACATCCGCACCTCGCCGTACCAGATGCTGCCCGCGGACATCGCCCGGCCCTGGGAGAACTACCGGCATGACCGGCTGGCCCGGCATACCGACCCCACGCCGTCCGCCGATCCGGACGACCAGGCCGCCTGGACCGCCGAACTCCTCGGCACCCGCCGTGCGGTCGCCGCCGGCACCGCACAACCCGCCCAGGCACGGGCGATCACCAGCGGTCGCAACGGCATCGACCCCCGGCTGAAGGCGCGGCTGAATGAGATCGGCTCCTGTATACCGCCCGCCGCCCGCGCAGCACTGGCCCCACACCGGCCTGCCCGCGCAGCCCGTGAAGCCGCCATCGCGCAGGGCCTGCCCGACGCCCTGAGTGTCCGCTGCGAGTGGTGCCAGGCCCCGGCCGGTGAGCCGTGCCGCCGCCGTCGGATCGGCCCCGACGCCAACGTTCGCATCACCGCCCCGCGGGCCACTCCACACCCCGGCCGCCTCGACCTCGCCACCGCCCGACAGCCGGATCGGGCCCAGCAGTCCACGCGGACCTGA